From the genome of Deinococcus sp. AJ005, one region includes:
- a CDS encoding YbbR-like domain-containing protein gives MSGGDSSSPLQEPPAWRRWLEPRYAWGRSIHNLGPKLLAVAVAVTLWFVATADRRANVEQGYDVPVTVRDTTGGRGEGTRATSDLNPGTVRVTLSGRPERLRELRAGNIEAIVDVTGAPEGSFTRPVAVAAPNGTTVSRKSPDTVQGFVDTQLTRTLPIVLSVVTPPEASLPRYVVTPSEARVTGPGRVIVQVSKLVTSPESLGAASEREVPLIALDEAGQPVEGLQTNPATVTVRRLDTGELPIKTLPVTLNAPPAGLKVTARSVQPSSVRVVAAPDLLARLREISGTVVYRPGSYSAPVQLDLPAGAQALENVTVSLSVEQVVPISVP, from the coding sequence GTGAGCGGCGGCGATTCCAGCTCACCCTTGCAGGAGCCGCCCGCGTGGAGGCGCTGGCTGGAGCCGCGTTACGCCTGGGGGCGCAGCATCCACAATCTGGGGCCAAAGCTGCTGGCAGTGGCGGTGGCGGTGACGCTGTGGTTCGTGGCGACGGCAGATCGCCGGGCCAACGTGGAGCAGGGCTACGACGTGCCGGTGACCGTGCGCGACACCACCGGGGGACGCGGCGAGGGCACCCGCGCCACCAGCGACCTGAATCCGGGCACGGTGCGCGTGACCCTCTCCGGGCGGCCTGAGCGGCTGCGTGAACTGCGCGCCGGGAACATCGAGGCCATCGTGGACGTGACCGGCGCGCCGGAAGGCAGCTTCACGCGGCCTGTGGCTGTGGCCGCGCCGAACGGCACCACGGTCAGCCGCAAATCGCCCGACACCGTGCAGGGTTTCGTGGACACGCAACTGACCCGCACGCTGCCCATCGTCCTGAGCGTGGTCACGCCGCCGGAAGCCAGCCTGCCGCGTTACGTGGTCACCCCGTCCGAGGCCCGCGTGACTGGTCCCGGACGGGTGATCGTGCAGGTCTCCAAACTGGTGACCAGCCCGGAGAGCCTGGGGGCCGCCTCCGAACGGGAAGTGCCGCTGATCGCGCTGGACGAGGCGGGGCAGCCCGTCGAGGGCCTCCAGACCAACCCAGCCACAGTGACAGTGCGCCGCCTGGACACCGGGGAATTGCCGATCAAGACCCTGCCCGTGACCCTGAATGCCCCGCCCGCAGGGTTGAAGGTCACGGCCCGCAGCGTCCAGCCCAGCAGCGTGCGGGTGGTGGCCGCCCCCGATCTGCTGGCCCGCCTGCGCGAGATCAGCGGCACGGTGGTCTACCGCCCCGGCAGTTACAGCGCCCCGGTGCAGCTGGACCTGCCAGCGGGCGCGCAGGCTCTGGAAAATGTCACTGTGAGCCTGAGCGTGGAACAGGTTGTCCCCATTAGCGTGCCCTGA
- the cdaA gene encoding diadenylate cyclase CdaA codes for MTTPFGQIGAQDVLDIVVVAFLIYQAYLLVAGTRAVNVVRGILVFAGVWVAAQLLGLTTLSFLLGRAGTVGIFALLVLFQPELRAALERVGRPRGRDASASGAALQDLARAMERLAERKTGALIAIERRTPLGEYAETGVNIDALVSVPFLEALFARNAPLHDGGIILQGARVVAAGCLFPLQPADGTYRRYGTRHRAAIGLSELTDAVVLVVSEERGSMRIALAGRLGPDLNGTELREQLRELVYDYPAGRPTAPGKAVSPEAAQEPEEEEVRPEGRSRPEVRPEIHKEGT; via the coding sequence ATGACTACCCCGTTCGGCCAGATTGGTGCCCAGGATGTGCTGGACATTGTCGTGGTGGCGTTTCTGATCTATCAGGCCTATCTGCTGGTAGCTGGAACGCGGGCGGTGAACGTGGTGCGCGGGATTCTGGTCTTCGCGGGCGTGTGGGTGGCGGCGCAACTGCTGGGGCTGACCACCCTCAGCTTTCTGCTGGGCCGGGCCGGGACGGTGGGCATCTTTGCTCTGCTGGTCCTGTTTCAGCCAGAGTTGCGCGCCGCGCTGGAACGGGTGGGCCGCCCGCGTGGGCGTGACGCCAGCGCCAGCGGGGCCGCCCTGCAGGATCTGGCCCGCGCGATGGAACGGCTGGCCGAGCGCAAGACCGGCGCGCTGATCGCCATTGAGCGCCGCACGCCGCTGGGCGAGTACGCCGAGACGGGGGTGAACATCGACGCACTGGTCAGCGTGCCGTTTCTGGAGGCGCTGTTCGCCCGCAACGCCCCGCTGCACGACGGCGGCATCATCTTGCAAGGGGCGCGCGTGGTGGCGGCGGGCTGCCTGTTTCCGCTACAACCCGCTGACGGCACCTACCGCCGTTACGGCACCCGCCACCGCGCGGCAATTGGTCTGTCGGAACTGACCGACGCGGTGGTGCTGGTGGTCAGCGAGGAACGCGGCAGCATGCGGATCGCGCTGGCCGGACGCCTGGGACCGGACCTGAACGGCACCGAACTGCGCGAGCAACTGCGCGAACTGGTCTACGACTACCCGGCGGGCCGTCCCACTGCGCCGGGCAAGGCCGTCTCACCGGAAGCAGCGCAGGAGCCGGAAGAGGAGGAGGTCAGGCCGGAAGGCAGGTCCCGTCCTGAAGTCCGCCCAGAAATTCACAAGGAAGGGACGTGA
- a CDS encoding metal-dependent hydrolase — protein sequence MNIRFLGHSTFLLQSGDHRLLIDPFITGNPKSPVTLEEALTWKLSAVLISHAHGDHWGDALAFGKAGTPIIATAEIGGYAQKHGAVNAVGMNIGGTYAPDWGKLTLTPAWHSSSFPDGTYGGMPTGLVIEMGGKRVYFAGDTCLFSDMRLIGDRGLDAAILPVGDHYTMGPEEAARALELLRPKVAIPMHFGTMPTLTGDPHIFKRGGEAQGVDVRILEPGETTEI from the coding sequence ATGAACATCCGTTTTCTCGGCCACAGCACCTTTTTGCTCCAGAGCGGCGATCACCGCCTGCTGATCGATCCATTTATTACCGGCAACCCCAAATCCCCGGTCACGCTGGAAGAGGCCCTCACCTGGAAACTGAGCGCCGTGCTGATCAGCCACGCGCACGGCGATCACTGGGGCGACGCGCTGGCCTTTGGCAAGGCGGGGACGCCGATCATCGCCACTGCCGAGATCGGGGGCTACGCGCAGAAACACGGCGCGGTGAATGCGGTCGGGATGAATATCGGCGGCACCTATGCGCCGGACTGGGGCAAGCTGACCCTGACCCCCGCGTGGCACAGCAGCTCCTTTCCCGACGGCACTTACGGCGGGATGCCCACAGGACTGGTCATCGAGATGGGCGGTAAGCGGGTCTACTTTGCCGGGGACACCTGCCTGTTTTCCGATATGCGCCTGATCGGGGATCGGGGCCTGGACGCCGCGATCCTGCCCGTGGGCGACCACTACACGATGGGGCCGGAGGAAGCCGCCCGCGCGCTGGAGCTGCTGCGCCCGAAAGTCGCCATTCCCATGCACTTCGGCACCATGCCGACCCTGACTGGCGATCCCCACATCTTCAAGCGGGGCGGTGAGGCGCAGGGCGTGGACGTGCGGATTCTGGAGCCGGGGGAAACGACCGAAATCTGA
- a CDS encoding ScpA family protein, whose protein sequence is MTLSLSSGFIVELPAFTGTLAELASALRGGRVLPQEVGLLTLTRGVLAWVQRLTGGSFAEAHPDLLPTLATVIALKARLLLPQPEPEAWHEDAPDELLEELLEGVEALAELDELVGFLMARRREREGLIPARPVTLDLPRRERPRNPAGSLAKLVRAAQNAVRQVNTPLLSRDRLTLADALHALRAFGTRLRHFTFWGLPAQNWNEQATYFAALLEGVKEGEFSVKQTEVYGDIAVQSHLVEG, encoded by the coding sequence TTGACCCTCTCGCTCTCCAGCGGCTTCATAGTGGAGTTGCCCGCCTTTACTGGCACGCTGGCTGAACTCGCCTCTGCGTTGCGGGGCGGGCGCGTGCTGCCGCAGGAAGTGGGCCTGCTGACGCTGACGCGTGGCGTGCTGGCCTGGGTCCAGCGCTTGACAGGCGGCAGCTTTGCCGAGGCACACCCGGACCTGCTGCCCACCCTGGCCACTGTGATCGCCCTGAAGGCCCGCCTGCTGCTGCCCCAGCCGGAGCCTGAAGCGTGGCACGAGGACGCCCCCGACGAACTGCTCGAAGAATTGTTGGAAGGCGTCGAGGCGCTGGCCGAACTAGACGAACTGGTGGGCTTTCTGATGGCCCGCCGACGCGAACGCGAGGGGCTGATTCCGGCCCGGCCCGTTACGCTGGACCTGCCGCGCCGCGAACGCCCGCGCAACCCGGCGGGCAGTCTGGCCAAGCTGGTCCGGGCCGCGCAGAATGCCGTGCGGCAGGTAAATACGCCGCTCCTCTCGCGGGACCGCCTGACCCTGGCCGACGCCCTGCACGCCCTGCGCGCCTTCGGAACCCGCCTGCGCCACTTCACCTTCTGGGGCCTGCCCGCGCAGAACTGGAACGAGCAGGCGACCTACTTCGCCGCCCTCCTCGAAGGTGTCAAGGAGGGCGAATTCAGCGTAAAACAGACCGAGGTTTATGGGGATATCGCGGTGCAGTCGCATCTGGTGGAGGGCTGA